A part of Terriglobus roseus genomic DNA contains:
- a CDS encoding PadR family transcriptional regulator, with protein sequence MAHAENETVTPLPAATLYVLLALASEDRHGYGIIQEVSRLSSATYRVGSGTLYDNLKKLLQQEWVEDYETQESGSGETRRMYRITDEGRRVLAADVTRMKRIVRVANRMLADEGGRA encoded by the coding sequence ATGGCACACGCTGAAAACGAAACCGTAACTCCTTTACCTGCCGCCACACTCTACGTCCTGCTTGCGCTGGCGTCAGAGGATCGGCACGGCTACGGAATCATCCAGGAGGTGAGCCGACTTTCGTCGGCCACTTATCGCGTGGGTTCCGGAACGCTTTATGACAATTTGAAGAAATTGCTGCAGCAAGAGTGGGTAGAGGATTACGAGACACAGGAATCCGGCAGCGGTGAAACGCGAAGGATGTATCGCATCACGGACGAAGGCCGTCGCGTATTGGCAGCAGATGTAACGCGCATGAAACGCATTGTGCGTGTGGCTAATCGCATGTTGGCTGACGAGGGTGGCCGAGCATGA